One stretch of Eupeodes corollae chromosome 2, idEupCoro1.1, whole genome shotgun sequence DNA includes these proteins:
- the LOC129944026 gene encoding potassium voltage-gated channel protein eag isoform X7: MPGGRRGLVAPQNTFLENIIRRSNSQPDSSFLLANAQIVDFPIVYCNESFCKISGYNRAEVMQKSCRCGFMYGELTDKETVARLEYTLENQQQDQFEILLYKKNNLQCGCALSKYGQVAPGIKKKTPLWLLLQVAPIRNERDLVVLFLLTFRDITALKQPIDSEDTKGGLSKFAKLARSVTRSRQFSAHLPTMKDPTKQSNLAHMMSLSADIMPQYRQEAPKTPPHILLHYCAFKAIWDWVILCLTFYTAIMVPYNVAFKNKTSEDVSLLVVDSIVDVIFFIDIVLNFHTTFVGPGGEVVSDPKVIRMNYLKSWFIIDLLSCLPYDVFNAFDRDEDGIGSLFSALKVVRLLRLGRVVRKLDRYLEYGAAMLILLLCFYMLVAHWLACIWYSIGRSDADNGIQYSWLWKLANVTQSPYSYVWASNETGPELINGPSRKSMYVTALYFTMTCMTSVGFGNVAAETDNEKVFTICMMIIAALLYATIFGHVTTIIQQMTSATAKYHDMLNNVREFMKLHEVPKALSERVMDYVVSTWAMTKGLDTEKVLNYCPKDMKADICVHLNRKVFNEHPAFRLASDGCLRALAMHFMMSHSAPGDLLYHTGESIDSLCFIVTGSLEVIQDDEVVAILGKGDVFGDQFWKDSAVGQSAANVRALTYCDLHAIKRDKLLEVLDFYSAFANSFARNLVLTYNLRHRLIFRKVADVKREKELAEKRKNEPQLPQNQDHLVRKIFSKFRRTPQVQAGVKEIVSGPSDVEKGDGDVERTKKLPAKLTLTEDSRIISTSGVPSQSPSPSSGPPSARSTRASKWGRLLGSSSVDSASDTSTKVAVSRSLSARESLRESTAQGRQSSTSSSNGGQGNKVFPKAPKLQASQATLARQDTIDEGGEVDSSSPPSRDSRLDAAKERNLALERERQIEMASSRATTSDTYDTGLREQPPTLAQRDLIATVLDLKVDVRLEMQRMSQRIGRIEDMLGEIIKRLSAHDSSGQTTPGDGVLCAIEGFPTSTLTVSGIPSSTATIDTVITISAATGATVSAVGGGGSSGGVLPPTSTAAIAASSSAINITTPTSTGQLSLLNAGVSSPGGNGLGPMMLKKRRSKSRKAPAPPKQSQTIPEQVRLLDAELIGLSEKKTSTSTPSSATTPTTTGQPSQPSQSHSGSATAPSGSSSSSGGGGGRSKREFL; encoded by the exons ATTTACAATGCGGCTGTGCTCTATCCAAATACGGACAAGTTGCACCAGGtatcaaaaaaa AAACACCATTATGGTTGCTCTTACAAGTGGCACCCATTCGGAACGAAAGGGATTTGGTTGTGCTCTTTTTATTGACTTTTCGGGATATCACAGCACTGAAACAACCAATCGACAGCGAAGATACAAAAGGAG GTCTTTCCAAATTTGCCAAGCTGGCGAGGTCAGTTACACGTAGTCGTCAATTTAGTGCCCATTTGCCAACAATGAAGGATCCGACTAAACAATCAAATTTGGCTCAT ATGATGTCGTTAAGCGCTGATATTATGCCACAATACAGACAAGAAGCTCCTAAAACACCACCGCACATTTTGTTACATTATTGTGCATTTAAAGCAATTTGGGATTGGGTGATATtatgtttaacattttatacTGCTATTATG gTACCATACAACGTAGCTTTTAAGAATAAAACCTCAGAAGACGTTTCATTGTTAGTAGTGGATTCAATTGTAGATGTAATATTCTTTATAGACATTG ttttaaattttcacacAACGTTCGTTGGTCCCGGTGGTGAAGTGGTCAGTGATCCGAAAGTCATACGCATGAATTACCTTAAGTCCTGGTTTATTATCGATTTACTAAGTTGCCTGCCTTATGATGTTTTTAACGCCTTCGATCGTGATGAGGATGGCATTGGTTCATTGTTTAGTGCTCTTAAAGTTGTGCGACTTTTACGTTTGGGGCGTGTTGTTAGAAAATTGGATCGCTACCTCGAGTATGGTGCTGCTATGCTTATTTTGCTCTTGTGTTTTTACATGTTGGTTGCACATTGGCTTGCTTGCATTTGGTATTCGATTGGAAGGAGTGATGCTGATAATGGA attcAATATAGTTGGTTATGGAAATTGGCAAACGTCACACAAAGTCCATATTCATATGTGTGGGCAAGCAACGAAACAGGTCCCGAATTGATTAATGGTCCGTCTAGAAAGAGTATGTATGTTACTGCATTGTATTTCACAATGACCTGTATGACATCG GTTGGCTTTGGAAATGTCGCCGCTGAGACGGACAACGAGAAGGTGTTCACCATCTGCATGATGATAATTGCAG CTCTATTATACGCGACTATTTTCGGTCATGTTACGACCATCATTCAGCAAATGACATCTGCCACAGCTAAATACCACGATATGCTGAACAATGTCCGAGAGTTTATGAAGTTGCACGAAGTCCCCAAGGCTCTCAGTGAACGAGTCATGGACTATGTTGTTTCGACATGGGCAATGACCAAAGGGCTCGATACCGAAAAG GTATTAAACTACTGTCCAAAAGACATGAAGGCAGATATTTGTGTTCATCTTAATAGAAAAGTTTTCAATGAACACCCAGCATTTCGACTTGCTTCGGATGGATGTTTACGGGCGTTAGCCATGCATTTCATGATGTCACATTCCGCACCAGGTGATTTGCTCTATCATACTGGTGAGAGCATAGATAGTCTGTGTTTTATCGTAACTGGAAGCTTGGAGGTAATACAGGATGACGAAGTGGTTGCTATTTTAG GAAAAGGTGACGTCTTCGGTGATCAGTTCTGGAAGGATTCAGCTGTTGGACAGAGTGCAGCTAATGTACGAGCGTTAACTTATTGCGACTTACATGCCATAAAACGAGACAAATTACTTGAGGTGCTAGATTTTTATTCAGCGTTTGCGAATAGCTTTGCCAGGAATCTCGTTTTAACATATAACTTAAGGCATCGATTGATATTTCGAAAAGTGGCCGATGTCAAACGAGAGAAGGAATTGGCTGAAAAGCGCAAAAATGAACCACAGTTACCTCAAAATCAAGATCATTTAgtgagaaaaatattttcgaaattccGAAGAACTCCACAAGTTCAGGCTGGAGTTAAAGAAATCGTATCAGGACCAAGTGATGTTGAAAAAGGTGATGGAGATGTGGAAAGAACAAAG AAGTTGCCAGCTAAGCTCACGCTAACCGAGGACTCACGCATTATATCAACATCAGGAGTTCCTTCGCAATCACCATCCCCATCATCAGGTCCACCATCAGCCCGTAGTACACGCGCTAGTAAATGGGGTCGTCTACTTGGTAGTTCGAGTGTTGATTCGGCAAGTGATACAAGCACAAAAGTAGCTGTCTCAAGAAGTCTGAGTGCCCGTGAGAGCTTGCGTGAGAGTACCGCCCAAGGAAGGCAGAGTAGCACATCGAGTAGTAATGGCGGCCAAGGCAACAAA GTGTTTCCAAAGGCGCCTAAGCTCCAGGCCAGTCAAGCCACCTTAGCCCGCCAAGATACAATCGATGAAGGTGGCGAGGTGGACTCCTCATCACCACCGAGTCGCGATAGTCGCTTGGATGCAGCTAAAGAACGAAACCTAGCTTTAGAGCGTGAACGTCAGATCGAAATGGCTTCATCACGCGCCACCACCTCAGACACGTACGACACTGGCCTCCGCGAACAGCCCCCTACACTCGCTCAACGTGATCTAATCGCCACCGTTTTGGATCTCAAAGTTGATGTTCGGCTGGAAATGCAGCGAATGTCTCAACGCATCGGGCGAATCGAAGATATGCTCGGCGAAATCATCAAACGGTTATCAGCTCACGATTCTTCGGGCCAAACTACGCCCGGAGATGGAGTTCTATGTGCTATTGAAGGTTTTCCAACTTCCACTTTAACTGTTTCTGGCATTCCGTCAAGCACAGCAACCATCGATACTGTGATAACCATTTCCGCAGCGACTGGGGCGACAGTGAGTGCAGTTGGGGGTGGTGGCAGCAGTGGTGGGGTATTGCCTCCGACGTCTACAGCTGCTATTGCTGCAAGTTCTAGCGCAATAAATATTACCACTCCAACATCAACTGGTCAGCTAAGTTTATTAAATGCAGGCGTATCTAGCCCTGGTGGCAATGGTCTGGGGCCAATGATGCTCAAGAAGCGACGATCGAAAAGCAGAAAAGCACCAGCGCCTCCAAAGCAATCGCAAACAATCCCTGAACAAGTCAGACTCCTTGACGCAGAGCTAATCGGCCTTAGCGAAAAGAAGACATCCACTTCCACACCATCATCCGCCACAACACCAACAACCACCGGCCAACCATCCCAGCCATCACAATCACATTCCGGATCAGCAACTGCACCAAGTGGTTCGTCCTCGAGcagtggcggtggtggtggtcgATCTAAGCGAGAATTTCTCTAG
- the LOC129944026 gene encoding potassium voltage-gated channel protein eag isoform X14, giving the protein MPGGRRGLVAPQNTFLENIIRRSNSQPDSSFLLANAQIVDFPIVYCNESFCKISGYNRAEVMQKSCRCGFMYGELTDKETVARLEYTLENQQQDQFEILLYKKNKTPLWLLLQVAPIRNERDLVVLFLLTFRDITALKQPIDSEDTKGGLSKFAKLARSVTRSRQFSAHLPTMKDPTKQSNLAHMMSLSADIMPQYRQEAPKTPPHILLHYCAFKAIWDWVILCLTFYTAIMVPYNVAFKNKTSEDVSLLVVDSIVDVIFFIDIVLNFHTTFVGPGGEVVSDPKVIRMNYLKSWFIIDLLSCLPYDVFNAFDRDEDGIGSLFSALKVVRLLRLGRVVRKLDRYLEYGAAMLILLLCFYMLVAHWLACIWYSIGRSDADNGIQYSWLWKLANVTQSPYSYVWASNETGPELINGPSRKSMYVTALYFTMTCMTSVGFGNVAAETDNEKVFTICMMIIAALLYATIFGHVTTIIQQMTSATAKYHDMLNNVREFMKLHEVPKALSERVMDYVVSTWAMTKGLDTEKQVLNYCPKDMKADICVHLNRKVFNEHPAFRLASDGCLRALAMHFMMSHSAPGDLLYHTGESIDSLCFIVTGSLEVIQDDEVVAILGKGDVFGDQFWKDSAVGQSAANVRALTYCDLHAIKRDKLLEVLDFYSAFANSFARNLVLTYNLRHRLIFRKVADVKREKELAEKRKNEPQLPQNQDHLVRKIFSKFRRTPQVQAGVKEIVSGPSDVEKGDGDVERTKKLPAKLTLTEDSRIISTSGVPSQSPSPSSGPPSARSTRASKWGRLLGSSSVDSASDTSTKVAVSRSLSARESLRESTAQGRQSSTSSSNGGQGNKVFPKAPKLQASQATLARQDTIDEGGEVDSSSPPSRDSRLDAAKERNLALERERQIEMASSRATTSDTYDTGLREQPPTLAQRDLIATVLDLKVDVRLEMQRMSQRIGRIEDMLGEIIKRLSAHDSSGQTTPGDGVLCAIEGFPTSTLTVSGIPSSTATIDTVITISAATGATVSAVGGGGSSGGVLPPTSTAAIAASSSAINITTPTSTGQLSLLNAGVSSPGGNGLGPMMLKKRRSKSRKAPAPPKQSQTIPEQVRLLDAELIGLSEKKTSTSTPSSATTPTTTGQPSQPSQSHSGSATAPSGSSSSSGGGGGRSKREFL; this is encoded by the exons AAACACCATTATGGTTGCTCTTACAAGTGGCACCCATTCGGAACGAAAGGGATTTGGTTGTGCTCTTTTTATTGACTTTTCGGGATATCACAGCACTGAAACAACCAATCGACAGCGAAGATACAAAAGGAG GTCTTTCCAAATTTGCCAAGCTGGCGAGGTCAGTTACACGTAGTCGTCAATTTAGTGCCCATTTGCCAACAATGAAGGATCCGACTAAACAATCAAATTTGGCTCAT ATGATGTCGTTAAGCGCTGATATTATGCCACAATACAGACAAGAAGCTCCTAAAACACCACCGCACATTTTGTTACATTATTGTGCATTTAAAGCAATTTGGGATTGGGTGATATtatgtttaacattttatacTGCTATTATG gTACCATACAACGTAGCTTTTAAGAATAAAACCTCAGAAGACGTTTCATTGTTAGTAGTGGATTCAATTGTAGATGTAATATTCTTTATAGACATTG ttttaaattttcacacAACGTTCGTTGGTCCCGGTGGTGAAGTGGTCAGTGATCCGAAAGTCATACGCATGAATTACCTTAAGTCCTGGTTTATTATCGATTTACTAAGTTGCCTGCCTTATGATGTTTTTAACGCCTTCGATCGTGATGAGGATGGCATTGGTTCATTGTTTAGTGCTCTTAAAGTTGTGCGACTTTTACGTTTGGGGCGTGTTGTTAGAAAATTGGATCGCTACCTCGAGTATGGTGCTGCTATGCTTATTTTGCTCTTGTGTTTTTACATGTTGGTTGCACATTGGCTTGCTTGCATTTGGTATTCGATTGGAAGGAGTGATGCTGATAATGGA attcAATATAGTTGGTTATGGAAATTGGCAAACGTCACACAAAGTCCATATTCATATGTGTGGGCAAGCAACGAAACAGGTCCCGAATTGATTAATGGTCCGTCTAGAAAGAGTATGTATGTTACTGCATTGTATTTCACAATGACCTGTATGACATCG GTTGGCTTTGGAAATGTCGCCGCTGAGACGGACAACGAGAAGGTGTTCACCATCTGCATGATGATAATTGCAG CTCTATTATACGCGACTATTTTCGGTCATGTTACGACCATCATTCAGCAAATGACATCTGCCACAGCTAAATACCACGATATGCTGAACAATGTCCGAGAGTTTATGAAGTTGCACGAAGTCCCCAAGGCTCTCAGTGAACGAGTCATGGACTATGTTGTTTCGACATGGGCAATGACCAAAGGGCTCGATACCGAAAAG CAGGTATTAAACTACTGTCCAAAAGACATGAAGGCAGATATTTGTGTTCATCTTAATAGAAAAGTTTTCAATGAACACCCAGCATTTCGACTTGCTTCGGATGGATGTTTACGGGCGTTAGCCATGCATTTCATGATGTCACATTCCGCACCAGGTGATTTGCTCTATCATACTGGTGAGAGCATAGATAGTCTGTGTTTTATCGTAACTGGAAGCTTGGAGGTAATACAGGATGACGAAGTGGTTGCTATTTTAG GAAAAGGTGACGTCTTCGGTGATCAGTTCTGGAAGGATTCAGCTGTTGGACAGAGTGCAGCTAATGTACGAGCGTTAACTTATTGCGACTTACATGCCATAAAACGAGACAAATTACTTGAGGTGCTAGATTTTTATTCAGCGTTTGCGAATAGCTTTGCCAGGAATCTCGTTTTAACATATAACTTAAGGCATCGATTGATATTTCGAAAAGTGGCCGATGTCAAACGAGAGAAGGAATTGGCTGAAAAGCGCAAAAATGAACCACAGTTACCTCAAAATCAAGATCATTTAgtgagaaaaatattttcgaaattccGAAGAACTCCACAAGTTCAGGCTGGAGTTAAAGAAATCGTATCAGGACCAAGTGATGTTGAAAAAGGTGATGGAGATGTGGAAAGAACAAAG AAGTTGCCAGCTAAGCTCACGCTAACCGAGGACTCACGCATTATATCAACATCAGGAGTTCCTTCGCAATCACCATCCCCATCATCAGGTCCACCATCAGCCCGTAGTACACGCGCTAGTAAATGGGGTCGTCTACTTGGTAGTTCGAGTGTTGATTCGGCAAGTGATACAAGCACAAAAGTAGCTGTCTCAAGAAGTCTGAGTGCCCGTGAGAGCTTGCGTGAGAGTACCGCCCAAGGAAGGCAGAGTAGCACATCGAGTAGTAATGGCGGCCAAGGCAACAAA GTGTTTCCAAAGGCGCCTAAGCTCCAGGCCAGTCAAGCCACCTTAGCCCGCCAAGATACAATCGATGAAGGTGGCGAGGTGGACTCCTCATCACCACCGAGTCGCGATAGTCGCTTGGATGCAGCTAAAGAACGAAACCTAGCTTTAGAGCGTGAACGTCAGATCGAAATGGCTTCATCACGCGCCACCACCTCAGACACGTACGACACTGGCCTCCGCGAACAGCCCCCTACACTCGCTCAACGTGATCTAATCGCCACCGTTTTGGATCTCAAAGTTGATGTTCGGCTGGAAATGCAGCGAATGTCTCAACGCATCGGGCGAATCGAAGATATGCTCGGCGAAATCATCAAACGGTTATCAGCTCACGATTCTTCGGGCCAAACTACGCCCGGAGATGGAGTTCTATGTGCTATTGAAGGTTTTCCAACTTCCACTTTAACTGTTTCTGGCATTCCGTCAAGCACAGCAACCATCGATACTGTGATAACCATTTCCGCAGCGACTGGGGCGACAGTGAGTGCAGTTGGGGGTGGTGGCAGCAGTGGTGGGGTATTGCCTCCGACGTCTACAGCTGCTATTGCTGCAAGTTCTAGCGCAATAAATATTACCACTCCAACATCAACTGGTCAGCTAAGTTTATTAAATGCAGGCGTATCTAGCCCTGGTGGCAATGGTCTGGGGCCAATGATGCTCAAGAAGCGACGATCGAAAAGCAGAAAAGCACCAGCGCCTCCAAAGCAATCGCAAACAATCCCTGAACAAGTCAGACTCCTTGACGCAGAGCTAATCGGCCTTAGCGAAAAGAAGACATCCACTTCCACACCATCATCCGCCACAACACCAACAACCACCGGCCAACCATCCCAGCCATCACAATCACATTCCGGATCAGCAACTGCACCAAGTGGTTCGTCCTCGAGcagtggcggtggtggtggtcgATCTAAGCGAGAATTTCTCTAG
- the LOC129944026 gene encoding potassium voltage-gated channel protein eag isoform X2, which produces MPGGRRGLVAPQNTFLENIIRRSNSQPDSSFLLANAQIVDFPIVYCNESFCKISGYNRAEVMQKSCRCGFMYGELTDKETVARLEYTLENQQQDQFEILLYKKNNLQCGCALSKYGQVAPGIKKKTPLWLLLQVAPIRNERDLVVLFLLTFRDITALKQPIDSEDTKGELFDIYSKVLGLSKFAKLARSVTRSRQFSAHLPTMKDPTKQSNLAHMMSLSADIMPQYRQEAPKTPPHILLHYCAFKAIWDWVILCLTFYTAIMVPYNVAFKNKTSEDVSLLVVDSIVDVIFFIDIVLNFHTTFVGPGGEVVSDPKVIRMNYLKSWFIIDLLSCLPYDVFNAFDRDEDGIGSLFSALKVVRLLRLGRVVRKLDRYLEYGAAMLILLLCFYMLVAHWLACIWYSIGRSDADNGIQYSWLWKLANVTQSPYSYVWASNETGPELINGPSRKSMYVTALYFTMTCMTSVGFGNVAAETDNEKVFTICMMIIAALLYATIFGHVTTIIQQMTSATAKYHDMLNNVREFMKLHEVPKALSERVMDYVVSTWAMTKGLDTEKVLNYCPKDMKADICVHLNRKVFNEHPAFRLASDGCLRALAMHFMMSHSAPGDLLYHTGESIDSLCFIVTGSLEVIQDDEVVAILGKGDVFGDQFWKDSAVGQSAANVRALTYCDLHAIKRDKLLEVLDFYSAFANSFARNLVLTYNLRHRLIFRKVADVKREKELAEKRKNEPQLPQNQDHLVRKIFSKFRRTPQVQAGVKEIVSGPSDVEKGDGDVERTKKLPAKLTLTEDSRIISTSGVPSQSPSPSSGPPSARSTRASKWGRLLGSSSVDSASDTSTKVAVSRSLSARESLRESTAQGRQSSTSSSNGGQGNKVFPKAPKLQASQATLARQDTIDEGGEVDSSSPPSRDSRLDAAKERNLALERERQIEMASSRATTSDTYDTGLREQPPTLAQRDLIATVLDLKVDVRLEMQRMSQRIGRIEDMLGEIIKRLSAHDSSGQTTPGDGVLCAIEGFPTSTLTVSGIPSSTATIDTVITISAATGATVSAVGGGGSSGGVLPPTSTAAIAASSSAINITTPTSTGQLSLLNAGVSSPGGNGLGPMMLKKRRSKSRKAPAPPKQSQTIPEQVRLLDAELIGLSEKKTSTSTPSSATTPTTTGQPSQPSQSHSGSATAPSGSSSSSGGGGGRSKREFL; this is translated from the exons ATTTACAATGCGGCTGTGCTCTATCCAAATACGGACAAGTTGCACCAGGtatcaaaaaaa AAACACCATTATGGTTGCTCTTACAAGTGGCACCCATTCGGAACGAAAGGGATTTGGTTGTGCTCTTTTTATTGACTTTTCGGGATATCACAGCACTGAAACAACCAATCGACAGCGAAGATACAAAAGGAG AACTTTTTGATATTTACTCTAAAGTTTTAGGTCTTTCCAAATTTGCCAAGCTGGCGAGGTCAGTTACACGTAGTCGTCAATTTAGTGCCCATTTGCCAACAATGAAGGATCCGACTAAACAATCAAATTTGGCTCAT ATGATGTCGTTAAGCGCTGATATTATGCCACAATACAGACAAGAAGCTCCTAAAACACCACCGCACATTTTGTTACATTATTGTGCATTTAAAGCAATTTGGGATTGGGTGATATtatgtttaacattttatacTGCTATTATG gTACCATACAACGTAGCTTTTAAGAATAAAACCTCAGAAGACGTTTCATTGTTAGTAGTGGATTCAATTGTAGATGTAATATTCTTTATAGACATTG ttttaaattttcacacAACGTTCGTTGGTCCCGGTGGTGAAGTGGTCAGTGATCCGAAAGTCATACGCATGAATTACCTTAAGTCCTGGTTTATTATCGATTTACTAAGTTGCCTGCCTTATGATGTTTTTAACGCCTTCGATCGTGATGAGGATGGCATTGGTTCATTGTTTAGTGCTCTTAAAGTTGTGCGACTTTTACGTTTGGGGCGTGTTGTTAGAAAATTGGATCGCTACCTCGAGTATGGTGCTGCTATGCTTATTTTGCTCTTGTGTTTTTACATGTTGGTTGCACATTGGCTTGCTTGCATTTGGTATTCGATTGGAAGGAGTGATGCTGATAATGGA attcAATATAGTTGGTTATGGAAATTGGCAAACGTCACACAAAGTCCATATTCATATGTGTGGGCAAGCAACGAAACAGGTCCCGAATTGATTAATGGTCCGTCTAGAAAGAGTATGTATGTTACTGCATTGTATTTCACAATGACCTGTATGACATCG GTTGGCTTTGGAAATGTCGCCGCTGAGACGGACAACGAGAAGGTGTTCACCATCTGCATGATGATAATTGCAG CTCTATTATACGCGACTATTTTCGGTCATGTTACGACCATCATTCAGCAAATGACATCTGCCACAGCTAAATACCACGATATGCTGAACAATGTCCGAGAGTTTATGAAGTTGCACGAAGTCCCCAAGGCTCTCAGTGAACGAGTCATGGACTATGTTGTTTCGACATGGGCAATGACCAAAGGGCTCGATACCGAAAAG GTATTAAACTACTGTCCAAAAGACATGAAGGCAGATATTTGTGTTCATCTTAATAGAAAAGTTTTCAATGAACACCCAGCATTTCGACTTGCTTCGGATGGATGTTTACGGGCGTTAGCCATGCATTTCATGATGTCACATTCCGCACCAGGTGATTTGCTCTATCATACTGGTGAGAGCATAGATAGTCTGTGTTTTATCGTAACTGGAAGCTTGGAGGTAATACAGGATGACGAAGTGGTTGCTATTTTAG GAAAAGGTGACGTCTTCGGTGATCAGTTCTGGAAGGATTCAGCTGTTGGACAGAGTGCAGCTAATGTACGAGCGTTAACTTATTGCGACTTACATGCCATAAAACGAGACAAATTACTTGAGGTGCTAGATTTTTATTCAGCGTTTGCGAATAGCTTTGCCAGGAATCTCGTTTTAACATATAACTTAAGGCATCGATTGATATTTCGAAAAGTGGCCGATGTCAAACGAGAGAAGGAATTGGCTGAAAAGCGCAAAAATGAACCACAGTTACCTCAAAATCAAGATCATTTAgtgagaaaaatattttcgaaattccGAAGAACTCCACAAGTTCAGGCTGGAGTTAAAGAAATCGTATCAGGACCAAGTGATGTTGAAAAAGGTGATGGAGATGTGGAAAGAACAAAG AAGTTGCCAGCTAAGCTCACGCTAACCGAGGACTCACGCATTATATCAACATCAGGAGTTCCTTCGCAATCACCATCCCCATCATCAGGTCCACCATCAGCCCGTAGTACACGCGCTAGTAAATGGGGTCGTCTACTTGGTAGTTCGAGTGTTGATTCGGCAAGTGATACAAGCACAAAAGTAGCTGTCTCAAGAAGTCTGAGTGCCCGTGAGAGCTTGCGTGAGAGTACCGCCCAAGGAAGGCAGAGTAGCACATCGAGTAGTAATGGCGGCCAAGGCAACAAA GTGTTTCCAAAGGCGCCTAAGCTCCAGGCCAGTCAAGCCACCTTAGCCCGCCAAGATACAATCGATGAAGGTGGCGAGGTGGACTCCTCATCACCACCGAGTCGCGATAGTCGCTTGGATGCAGCTAAAGAACGAAACCTAGCTTTAGAGCGTGAACGTCAGATCGAAATGGCTTCATCACGCGCCACCACCTCAGACACGTACGACACTGGCCTCCGCGAACAGCCCCCTACACTCGCTCAACGTGATCTAATCGCCACCGTTTTGGATCTCAAAGTTGATGTTCGGCTGGAAATGCAGCGAATGTCTCAACGCATCGGGCGAATCGAAGATATGCTCGGCGAAATCATCAAACGGTTATCAGCTCACGATTCTTCGGGCCAAACTACGCCCGGAGATGGAGTTCTATGTGCTATTGAAGGTTTTCCAACTTCCACTTTAACTGTTTCTGGCATTCCGTCAAGCACAGCAACCATCGATACTGTGATAACCATTTCCGCAGCGACTGGGGCGACAGTGAGTGCAGTTGGGGGTGGTGGCAGCAGTGGTGGGGTATTGCCTCCGACGTCTACAGCTGCTATTGCTGCAAGTTCTAGCGCAATAAATATTACCACTCCAACATCAACTGGTCAGCTAAGTTTATTAAATGCAGGCGTATCTAGCCCTGGTGGCAATGGTCTGGGGCCAATGATGCTCAAGAAGCGACGATCGAAAAGCAGAAAAGCACCAGCGCCTCCAAAGCAATCGCAAACAATCCCTGAACAAGTCAGACTCCTTGACGCAGAGCTAATCGGCCTTAGCGAAAAGAAGACATCCACTTCCACACCATCATCCGCCACAACACCAACAACCACCGGCCAACCATCCCAGCCATCACAATCACATTCCGGATCAGCAACTGCACCAAGTGGTTCGTCCTCGAGcagtggcggtggtggtggtcgATCTAAGCGAGAATTTCTCTAG